From the Pedobacter cryoconitis genome, one window contains:
- a CDS encoding Crp/Fnr family transcriptional regulator: protein MAISPHAFQQLILMLEKLMPLSSVVKVMLIDMVFEEVSKKGTRILNQREIQKRLWFIFDGSAREFKEDKNAEVQEQTLWFSFNGDLLYTIPGFFSETAAPSSIELLEDSHLIYMNVEDYLRLEKEMDFLFKKIRDHYDAVRQEYQRNRLHLSGKQKYLQLFKAHPSLFNNAKMKDIAYFLGISPNSLSRFRKDN from the coding sequence ATGGCCATAAGTCCTCACGCATTTCAGCAGTTGATTCTAATGTTAGAAAAACTAATGCCACTTTCTTCTGTGGTTAAAGTGATGCTGATAGATATGGTATTTGAAGAGGTTAGTAAAAAAGGAACCCGGATTCTTAATCAGAGAGAGATACAGAAGAGATTATGGTTCATCTTTGATGGTTCGGCAAGAGAATTTAAAGAAGATAAAAATGCTGAGGTTCAGGAACAAACCCTATGGTTTTCATTTAATGGAGATTTACTTTATACCATTCCAGGCTTTTTTAGCGAGACCGCAGCGCCAAGTTCTATTGAGCTTTTAGAAGACAGCCATTTAATCTATATGAATGTAGAAGATTATTTAAGATTGGAAAAAGAAATGGACTTCCTGTTTAAAAAAATCAGAGATCACTATGATGCTGTGAGACAAGAATACCAGCGCAACAGACTTCATTTAAGTGGTAAGCAAAAGTATCTCCAATTGTTCAAAGCACATCCCTCTTTGTTTAATAATGCCAAAATGAAGGATATTGCCTACTTCCTGGGAATAAGTCCCAATTCCTTATCAAGATTTAGAAAAGACAATTGA
- a CDS encoding GNAT family N-acetyltransferase has protein sequence MSAFRLATKQDLPDILEMLADDTLGAERENNVLSDKYIEAFEKICNDPNQELTIAEINGDKVATFQLTFLQYLTYEGGLRAQIEAVRTSSEYRGQGIGTKVFDYAIHRAKEKGCHMVQLTSDKRRPDAIRFYEKIGFVSSHEGMKLKLK, from the coding sequence ATGAGCGCATTCAGATTAGCCACGAAACAGGATCTTCCGGACATTTTAGAAATGTTAGCTGATGATACGCTCGGAGCTGAAAGAGAAAACAATGTGCTTTCGGATAAGTATATAGAAGCATTTGAAAAGATTTGTAATGATCCGAATCAGGAACTTACCATAGCTGAAATCAATGGGGATAAAGTTGCTACTTTTCAACTCACATTTCTTCAGTATCTGACTTATGAAGGTGGATTAAGAGCGCAGATTGAAGCGGTAAGGACGAGTTCGGAATATCGTGGTCAGGGAATTGGAACTAAGGTGTTTGACTATGCAATTCATCGGGCAAAAGAAAAGGGTTGCCATATGGTACAACTGACTTCTGACAAAAGAAGACCTGATGCAATCCGGTTTTATGAGAAAATAGGTTTTGTAAGTAGCCATGAGGGAATGAAGTTAAAATTGAAATAA
- a CDS encoding alpha-galactosidase: protein MNKLFKSVLSQSFFISLFTIASANQSQAQNITIPIETAHNAMVLQADESKNLKSIFLGKKLADAQEYDFIKSVYKQTEDYSGLLNSAYTPSGSKNLVEPAISVIHTDGNLSLDLRYVSHQQTRLNDNVSLLTVLLKDPVYNFEVTLYYKSYYKEDVIEQWSVIKHHEKGNITLQKFASANLYLKAKSYWLKQFHGDWAKEMQPEESQLTHGIKTLDTKLGTRANLFMPSVFMISLDKPAGEDEGNVLYGALEWSGNFKIDFEVDFQDNLRIIAGINNYASAYQLKPNEEFATPAFLYTFSDQGKGQASRKLQSWARNYKLLDGKGNRLTLLNNWEATYFDFNEQKLSGLLKQTKNLGVDLFLLDDGWFGNNHPRNDDHAGLGDWQENRKKLPNGISSLVKDASANGVKFGIWIEPEMVNPKSDLYSKHPDWVVKQPGRDEHYFRNQLVLDLSNPKVQDFVYNIVDSLFIKAPELAYIKWDCNAVIYNAYSAHLKNNQSQFYVEYVRGLYKVLERIRAKYPVVPMMLCSGGGGRVDYGALKYFTEFWPSDNTDPLERIFIQWDYSYFYPAIASSNHVTDWGKQPIKFRTDVAMMGKLGFDIVVSELKENDLKFCQDAVKGYDGLKQVIWQGDQYRLVNPHEQNMAALMYVDAAKSTAVMFNYLVNYRYGESSKAPIRLKGLDPKKKYKLEEINLYPGTQSTLKKDVVFSGDFLMNIGFNPEVNTGRTSVIVKIKEI from the coding sequence ATGAACAAACTATTCAAATCCGTTTTATCGCAATCCTTTTTTATTTCCTTGTTTACGATCGCATCTGCCAATCAAAGCCAGGCACAAAACATTACCATCCCTATAGAAACAGCGCATAATGCAATGGTTTTACAGGCCGATGAAAGCAAAAATTTAAAGAGCATCTTTTTAGGTAAAAAACTGGCCGATGCTCAAGAATATGATTTTATTAAAAGCGTTTATAAGCAGACAGAAGATTATAGTGGTTTATTGAATTCTGCCTATACCCCATCAGGATCAAAAAACCTGGTAGAACCTGCTATTTCAGTAATTCATACAGATGGTAATCTGTCTTTAGATTTAAGATATGTGAGTCATCAGCAAACCCGGTTAAATGATAATGTTTCGTTGTTGACGGTGTTGCTGAAAGATCCTGTTTATAATTTTGAAGTTACTTTATATTATAAATCTTATTATAAGGAGGATGTAATTGAGCAGTGGAGCGTAATTAAACACCATGAAAAAGGTAATATTACGTTGCAGAAGTTTGCGTCGGCAAATTTGTATCTTAAAGCTAAAAGCTACTGGCTGAAGCAGTTTCATGGGGACTGGGCTAAAGAAATGCAGCCGGAAGAATCGCAGTTAACGCATGGTATAAAAACACTGGATACTAAATTAGGAACACGTGCAAACTTGTTTATGCCTTCGGTATTTATGATATCATTAGATAAGCCAGCGGGCGAAGATGAAGGAAATGTATTGTACGGTGCATTGGAATGGAGCGGGAATTTTAAAATTGACTTCGAAGTAGACTTTCAGGATAACCTGAGAATTATCGCTGGTATAAATAATTATGCATCTGCTTATCAATTAAAACCGAATGAGGAGTTTGCGACTCCTGCATTTTTATATACGTTTTCTGACCAGGGAAAAGGCCAAGCAAGCAGAAAATTACAAAGCTGGGCAAGGAACTATAAGCTGCTTGATGGTAAAGGAAACAGGCTTACTTTGTTAAACAATTGGGAAGCTACCTATTTTGATTTCAATGAGCAGAAGTTGAGTGGATTATTAAAGCAGACTAAAAATCTGGGTGTAGATTTATTCTTATTGGATGATGGTTGGTTTGGAAATAATCACCCTAGAAATGATGACCATGCCGGGTTAGGTGACTGGCAGGAAAATCGTAAAAAATTACCGAATGGTATCAGTTCTCTGGTTAAGGATGCAAGTGCCAATGGCGTAAAATTTGGTATCTGGATTGAGCCGGAAATGGTAAATCCTAAAAGTGATTTATATAGTAAACATCCGGACTGGGTAGTCAAACAACCAGGCAGAGATGAACATTATTTCAGAAATCAGCTGGTGCTGGACCTGAGTAATCCTAAAGTGCAGGATTTCGTTTACAATATTGTAGATTCTTTGTTTATTAAAGCGCCCGAGCTGGCTTATATTAAATGGGATTGTAATGCGGTTATTTACAACGCTTATTCTGCTCATCTGAAAAATAACCAGTCACAATTTTATGTGGAGTATGTGCGTGGATTGTATAAAGTACTGGAAAGGATCAGGGCTAAGTATCCGGTTGTACCAATGATGTTATGTTCAGGTGGCGGTGGCCGGGTAGATTACGGTGCGTTGAAGTATTTCACAGAATTCTGGCCTAGTGATAATACTGATCCATTAGAACGCATATTTATACAGTGGGATTATTCTTACTTCTATCCTGCTATTGCAAGCTCGAACCATGTTACAGATTGGGGCAAACAACCTATTAAATTCAGGACTGATGTGGCGATGATGGGGAAACTTGGATTTGATATTGTAGTGAGTGAGTTGAAGGAAAATGATTTAAAGTTTTGTCAGGATGCGGTGAAGGGTTATGATGGATTAAAGCAGGTTATCTGGCAGGGTGATCAGTATCGCCTGGTAAATCCGCATGAGCAGAATATGGCTGCTCTGATGTATGTGGATGCTGCGAAATCAACAGCAGTGATGTTTAATTACCTGGTTAATTACAGGTATGGGGAAAGTAGTAAAGCACCGATCAGATTAAAAGGGCTTGATCCGAAAAAGAAGTATAAACTGGAAGAGATTAACCTCTATCCTGGTACACAATCTACGTTAAAAAAAGATGTTGTTTTTTCGGGCGATTTCCTAATGAATATTGGGTTTAATCCGGAAGTAAATACGGGCAGAACAAGTGTAATTGTAAAGATAAAAGAGATATGA
- a CDS encoding glycoside hydrolase family 95 protein yields the protein MNRLYISIIIALLSYQAGAQQVTLKSKQAMLKTQQAPLKLWYTKPARQWEETLPLGNGRLGMMPDGGIGKEHIVLNDITLWSGAPQDANNYEAYKSLPQIRKLLSEGKNDEAQALIDKDFICKGVGSGGEPFGKYQVLGDLSVDFTYAGNTSKNPSFDNYQRELSLNNAIADCTYSVGGVNYKREYFTSFGDDINIIRITADKAHQINCTISISRPERAVTTAQENELQLFGTLNSGNDAPGMKYLAKVKAQTADGKISTTGNTITIKNASELIIYVSAATDFKNPDYEQKVANELKLAMKKTYALQKAQHIANYQKLFNRVSLNIGNTKANTEPTDLRLSSFHQNPDADTELPVLFYQFGRYLTISSTRVGLLPPNLQGLWANQIQTPWNGDYHLDVNVQMNHWPVEVSNLSELNLPLAELVKGMVKPGERTAKAYYNAEGWVAHVITNIWGFTEPGESASWGITKSGSGWLCNNLWEHYAFTEDTDYLRSIYPVLKGSAKFYSSMLLKDSKTGWLVTSPSSSPENDFYLPNGKKASITEGPTIDNQIIRELFNNVITASKLLGMDQSFRDSLTAKLKDLPPAGQISKDGRLMEWLQDYKEDDIHHRHISHLYGLYPASLITPEATPDLAEACKKTLDVRGDDGPSWSIAYKQLFWARLHDGNRAYKLFKEIMKPTYKTDINYGAGGGIYPNLLSAGPPFQIDGNFGTAAGIAEMLLQSHAGFIELLPAIPDSWKSSGSMKGMKARGNFTVDFDWKNGKVTSYRITSAKPRKVKVKINGQLKEVIAAGV from the coding sequence ATGAATAGACTTTATATCAGTATTATTATCGCTTTATTATCTTATCAGGCCGGAGCGCAGCAAGTCACTTTAAAATCAAAGCAAGCTATGCTAAAGACTCAGCAAGCTCCTTTAAAATTATGGTACACTAAACCAGCCCGGCAGTGGGAAGAAACATTACCTCTTGGTAATGGCCGTTTAGGCATGATGCCAGATGGAGGTATCGGAAAGGAACACATTGTACTCAACGATATTACCTTATGGTCAGGTGCCCCTCAGGATGCCAATAATTATGAGGCTTATAAAAGTTTACCACAGATCAGAAAGCTTCTTTCCGAAGGAAAAAATGACGAGGCCCAAGCCTTGATCGACAAAGATTTCATTTGTAAAGGTGTCGGATCAGGAGGTGAACCATTTGGTAAATACCAGGTATTAGGAGATTTAAGTGTGGACTTTACTTACGCTGGAAATACTTCGAAAAATCCATCCTTCGATAATTATCAAAGAGAACTATCTTTAAATAATGCAATCGCTGATTGCACTTATTCAGTAGGCGGTGTAAATTATAAAAGAGAGTATTTCACCAGCTTTGGAGATGATATTAATATCATTCGGATTACCGCCGATAAAGCACATCAGATCAATTGTACAATTTCGATCAGCAGACCGGAGAGAGCTGTAACTACAGCACAGGAAAATGAGCTTCAGTTGTTTGGTACCTTAAATAGCGGCAATGATGCTCCCGGAATGAAATATCTGGCGAAAGTTAAAGCGCAGACAGCAGATGGAAAAATCAGTACTACAGGAAACACAATTACTATAAAAAATGCATCAGAACTTATCATTTATGTTTCCGCAGCAACTGATTTTAAAAACCCTGATTATGAGCAGAAGGTTGCTAATGAGCTGAAACTGGCCATGAAAAAGACTTATGCGCTACAAAAGGCGCAACACATTGCTAATTATCAAAAGCTATTTAACAGAGTAAGCTTAAACATAGGAAATACCAAAGCCAACACAGAACCTACAGATTTAAGATTATCAAGCTTTCATCAAAATCCGGATGCAGATACTGAACTGCCTGTACTCTTTTATCAATTTGGAAGATATTTAACGATAAGCAGCACCCGGGTGGGTTTATTACCTCCCAATTTACAAGGGCTATGGGCTAACCAGATCCAAACCCCATGGAACGGGGATTATCACCTGGACGTGAATGTTCAGATGAACCACTGGCCAGTAGAAGTTTCTAATCTTTCAGAACTCAATTTACCGCTGGCAGAACTGGTTAAAGGAATGGTAAAACCGGGAGAAAGAACTGCAAAAGCTTATTACAATGCTGAAGGCTGGGTAGCACATGTGATCACCAATATCTGGGGATTCACAGAGCCGGGAGAAAGCGCCTCGTGGGGGATAACCAAATCCGGTTCCGGATGGTTATGTAACAATTTATGGGAGCATTATGCTTTTACAGAAGACACAGACTATTTACGTTCCATTTACCCGGTATTAAAAGGTTCTGCAAAGTTCTATAGCAGTATGTTATTAAAAGATAGCAAAACAGGCTGGTTAGTTACCTCCCCGTCTTCATCACCGGAAAATGATTTTTATTTGCCCAATGGCAAAAAGGCGAGTATTACTGAAGGGCCAACTATTGATAACCAAATTATCAGAGAGCTTTTCAATAATGTGATTACTGCTTCTAAATTATTAGGAATGGATCAGTCATTTCGTGATTCTCTGACTGCAAAACTGAAAGACTTACCTCCGGCAGGTCAGATTAGTAAAGATGGCAGATTGATGGAGTGGTTGCAGGATTACAAAGAAGACGATATACATCACCGCCATATTTCTCATCTGTATGGCTTGTATCCGGCTTCATTGATTACTCCGGAAGCTACACCTGATTTAGCCGAAGCTTGTAAGAAAACACTGGATGTGCGCGGAGATGACGGGCCGAGCTGGTCAATTGCTTATAAACAACTTTTCTGGGCAAGGCTTCATGATGGTAACCGGGCTTATAAACTCTTTAAAGAGATTATGAAACCTACTTATAAAACTGATATAAATTATGGCGCAGGAGGTGGGATTTATCCTAACCTGTTATCTGCCGGCCCTCCTTTTCAGATCGATGGAAATTTTGGCACCGCAGCCGGGATTGCCGAAATGCTGTTGCAAAGTCATGCAGGTTTTATAGAACTTCTACCGGCTATTCCGGATAGCTGGAAATCATCGGGCAGTATGAAAGGCATGAAAGCCCGCGGCAACTTTACAGTAGATTTTGACTGGAAAAATGGAAAAGTGACTAGTTATCGCATTACATCTGCAAAACCGCGTAAGGTTAAAGTGAAAATTAACGGACAGCTTAAAGAAGTTATAGCCGCTGGTGTGTAA
- a CDS encoding SGNH/GDSL hydrolase family protein, giving the protein MKLSYKLFFLLILCSVQVISQTLPPSKKDKWKGFERTFTTINKHSAYTVKPAKALPGNPWVWRSSFPDWHTEMDSLLLVRGFYIAFVDAADAYGSPDDLQIWDQFYSYATDSLKLSSKPALEAVSRGALYAIGWAKRNPDKVSCIYAETPVYDFKSWPGAKGKSKGDADSWKQLKEAYHFTQEQAIAFNDNPIDHLEGLAAFKIPVLNVIGINDQLAPREENLDIFVHRYTYLGGPALVYPITDGPQEMNGHHIPINDAAKYADFIVSNSYPVKKVLPYSDYFKIRNGLNNFYRTITQTKKATVAFLGGSITYNPGWRQKVTAYLKERFPGTEFHFIAAGIPSLGSLPHTFRFQQNVLDSGKVDLLFVEAAVNDRANSTDSLTQVRALEGIVRQAKKSNPSIDILLMEFADPDKNRDYAQRLVPVEIANHERIAAHYNLSSINLAREVYDKINNKEFSWEDDFKDLHPSYYGQELYFATIKSFLNSCFNQWAGAPYKTNSSASLPKEIDKYNFSSGRYDAITNAKHDANWKIDQNWTPSDSAGTRAGFVNVPVLSTNHPGAALSLRFTGDAIGIAVISGPDAGVISYSIDGEKQKQMDLFTPWSNSLHLPWYLLLGSGLKKGNHVLNISIDQTRNVNSKGNACRIVYFLKN; this is encoded by the coding sequence TTGAAATTAAGTTATAAGTTATTTTTCCTGCTGATCTTGTGCAGTGTTCAAGTGATAAGCCAGACTTTACCTCCTTCCAAAAAAGATAAGTGGAAAGGATTTGAACGCACTTTTACAACTATCAACAAACATTCAGCTTATACGGTGAAACCAGCAAAAGCATTGCCGGGCAATCCATGGGTTTGGAGGTCTTCCTTTCCGGACTGGCATACGGAAATGGATAGTTTGTTATTAGTCAGGGGGTTTTACATTGCTTTTGTGGATGCAGCTGATGCCTATGGAAGTCCTGACGATTTACAGATCTGGGATCAGTTTTACAGTTATGCTACAGACTCCCTGAAGCTATCTTCAAAGCCAGCTTTAGAGGCTGTGAGCAGAGGCGCTTTATATGCGATAGGCTGGGCTAAACGTAATCCTGATAAGGTTAGCTGTATTTATGCAGAAACACCGGTTTATGATTTTAAAAGCTGGCCCGGTGCCAAAGGGAAGAGTAAGGGAGATGCGGATTCCTGGAAACAGCTGAAAGAAGCTTATCATTTTACGCAAGAACAAGCTATTGCTTTTAATGATAACCCAATTGATCATCTGGAAGGATTAGCAGCTTTTAAAATACCGGTTTTAAACGTAATCGGTATCAATGATCAGTTAGCACCAAGGGAAGAGAATCTAGATATCTTTGTACATAGATATACTTATCTGGGTGGCCCTGCATTGGTTTATCCAATCACAGACGGCCCTCAGGAGATGAATGGACATCATATTCCGATTAACGATGCAGCTAAGTATGCAGATTTTATAGTTTCCAATAGCTATCCGGTAAAAAAAGTTTTACCCTATAGTGATTACTTTAAAATCAGAAATGGGTTGAATAATTTCTACCGTACAATCACTCAAACCAAGAAGGCGACTGTAGCTTTTTTGGGTGGATCGATTACTTATAATCCTGGATGGAGACAGAAAGTAACTGCTTATTTGAAGGAACGTTTTCCCGGAACCGAGTTCCATTTTATTGCAGCAGGTATCCCTTCACTGGGTAGTTTACCACATACTTTCCGCTTTCAGCAGAATGTGCTTGATTCGGGGAAAGTAGATTTGTTATTTGTTGAAGCCGCTGTGAATGACCGCGCAAATAGTACGGATAGTTTAACCCAGGTAAGAGCTTTAGAGGGTATAGTAAGACAGGCTAAAAAGAGTAATCCTTCGATAGATATTTTGCTGATGGAATTTGCAGATCCGGATAAAAACCGGGATTATGCCCAACGACTGGTACCTGTTGAAATTGCCAATCATGAACGCATTGCAGCGCACTACAATTTATCATCAATAAATCTGGCCAGAGAGGTCTATGATAAGATCAACAATAAAGAGTTTAGCTGGGAAGATGATTTTAAAGATTTACATCCCTCCTATTATGGACAGGAATTATATTTCGCAACCATTAAAAGCTTTTTGAATTCTTGTTTTAATCAATGGGCAGGTGCCCCTTACAAAACAAACAGTTCAGCATCCTTACCAAAGGAAATAGACAAATACAATTTTTCCAGTGGCCGTTATGATGCGATAACAAATGCAAAGCACGATGCAAACTGGAAGATCGATCAAAACTGGACACCTTCGGATAGTGCCGGTACAAGAGCAGGTTTTGTCAACGTTCCTGTATTAAGTACTAATCATCCCGGAGCTGCTCTTTCCCTTCGTTTCACTGGAGATGCAATTGGTATCGCCGTTATTTCCGGCCCGGATGCAGGAGTAATCAGCTATTCCATAGATGGGGAAAAGCAAAAACAGATGGACTTATTTACTCCCTGGAGCAATTCACTGCATTTACCGTGGTATTTGTTATTAGGCAGCGGCCTGAAAAAAGGTAATCACGTTTTAAATATATCAATTGATCAAACCAGGAATGTCAACAGTAAAGGCAATGCATGCCGGATAGTATATTTCTTAAAGAATTAA
- a CDS encoding RagB/SusD family nutrient uptake outer membrane protein encodes MKTKILLTTIFTAVICLSACKKALDLNPLDQISTATFWKSKEDFNKGLAAVYASMQKEDFTVGMGFRDCLTDNGYCQFNSGSSNDIASGNLNPSTGGFETSIYNNSYSGIARINIFLQQLTAYTGADITADDRKQFEAEVRFIRGFYYYQLYTIYGDVPLVLEPLTLQTQNQPKVGADKILTQITTDLDFSIANLKTDPYFQNYGHAVSSSAKALKARVLMFAAYGNNGTPDLAIMQQVTDLCKQLMSQYKLSKNFEDIFRDATQKGNPEIIFTVNFLAPNNTAAWDLYYGDWDAAAPLSNLVNTYECTDGLPYGTSPLTNTAAPFTDRDPRLTKTVYKDFVDFGNGKVHHPSNPRPTGYGVIKFLEPNNIPYGFSTLSQQDAVILRFGEVLLMYAEAQNELSGPDGTVYQAMTDLRARVNMPPFPAGLSKEQMRERIRHERRVELAFEGLRHYDLIRWHIAGQVLNNVKDGLFAYRFEDKFYKWPLPQTEIDKSGGILVQNPNY; translated from the coding sequence ATGAAAACGAAAATCTTACTCACCACGATATTTACCGCAGTCATTTGTCTGAGTGCCTGTAAAAAAGCATTGGATTTAAATCCATTGGATCAAATCTCTACAGCAACCTTCTGGAAATCAAAAGAGGATTTTAATAAAGGGCTTGCAGCAGTTTATGCTTCTATGCAAAAAGAAGATTTCACTGTAGGTATGGGCTTCAGAGATTGTCTGACAGACAATGGGTATTGCCAGTTTAACTCCGGTAGTTCCAATGATATTGCTTCCGGAAATCTAAACCCATCTACCGGTGGTTTTGAAACCAGTATATACAATAATAGTTATTCCGGAATAGCAAGGATCAATATTTTTCTGCAACAACTTACTGCTTATACAGGAGCAGATATTACCGCTGATGACCGCAAACAATTTGAAGCAGAAGTCAGGTTCATCCGGGGATTTTATTACTATCAATTGTATACCATTTATGGTGATGTACCGCTGGTATTAGAGCCGTTAACTTTGCAAACACAGAACCAGCCAAAAGTTGGCGCAGATAAAATCCTGACGCAAATTACTACTGATCTTGATTTTAGTATCGCTAATCTGAAAACAGATCCGTACTTCCAGAATTATGGACATGCTGTTTCTTCTTCAGCTAAGGCCTTAAAAGCACGTGTGTTAATGTTTGCCGCTTATGGAAATAATGGAACGCCAGATCTGGCTATCATGCAGCAGGTTACAGACCTTTGCAAGCAATTGATGTCGCAATATAAGTTAAGTAAGAATTTTGAAGATATATTCAGAGATGCGACACAAAAAGGTAATCCGGAAATTATATTTACGGTGAACTTCCTCGCTCCTAACAATACAGCAGCCTGGGATTTGTATTATGGGGATTGGGATGCAGCTGCTCCATTGTCTAACCTGGTGAATACCTATGAATGTACGGATGGTTTACCTTATGGTACTTCTCCGCTCACCAATACCGCAGCTCCATTTACGGATCGTGATCCAAGATTAACAAAAACGGTTTACAAAGATTTCGTAGATTTTGGGAATGGTAAGGTACATCATCCATCTAATCCAAGACCTACTGGTTACGGGGTGATTAAGTTTTTAGAGCCTAATAATATTCCTTACGGCTTCTCTACATTGAGTCAGCAGGATGCGGTAATCTTACGCTTTGGCGAAGTCTTATTGATGTATGCTGAAGCACAAAATGAATTATCAGGCCCCGATGGAACAGTTTATCAGGCCATGACAGATCTTCGCGCGCGGGTAAACATGCCTCCATTCCCTGCTGGCTTATCAAAAGAGCAAATGAGAGAGAGAATCCGCCATGAGCGAAGAGTAGAATTAGCATTTGAAGGGCTGCGTCATTATGATCTGATCAGATGGCATATCGCCGGACAAGTCTTAAATAATGTGAAAGACGGGCTGTTCGCTTATCGCTTTGAGGATAAATTTTACAAATGGCCATTGCCTCAAACCGAAATTGATAAAAGTGGTGGTATATTAGTTCAGAACCCAAATTATTAA